A region from the Candidatus Hydrogenedentota bacterium genome encodes:
- the murD gene encoding UDP-N-acetylmuramoyl-L-alanine--D-glutamate ligase has protein sequence MNVKGKKVTVVGLGRTAIALVRLLVREGAEPFVTEYSDAESLTPFKDELCTLGVPFETGGHTDTAFDGAALIIPSPGVPPRLAPIEAARARGANVIGEIEFSSHFCTSKALAVTGTNGKTTTTELLRALVDACGHSVALAGNNEVPLSAAVLRDPQPEYIVIEVSSYQLETARSFRPWIAAVLNVTPDHLARHGDMDGYAAVKSRLFANQRAGDSAVLNADDERVAAMRVPKEARRLTFSLSGRVDDGLWLRGNEFCEGDAPVALTSDTLLRGRHNYENVCAALTMMRAGGFDWAKTIEGLRQFRGVEHRIEWVDSQNGVDYFNDSKSTNIDSLRVALESFENPVVLIAGGRGKGADYRVLRDLVRSRIKALVTIGEDAPVLEEAFGDLVGVRHATDMGEAVRLAAETATQGDAVLLSPACASFDMYDNFEHRGRVFKDCVRKHLEGCKR, from the coding sequence ATGAATGTAAAGGGAAAGAAAGTTACTGTCGTCGGATTGGGTCGAACGGCAATAGCGCTTGTCCGTCTTCTCGTACGCGAAGGGGCGGAGCCATTCGTTACCGAGTATTCAGACGCCGAAAGTCTGACTCCGTTCAAGGATGAGCTGTGCACTCTGGGAGTTCCATTCGAGACAGGGGGACACACGGACACTGCGTTCGACGGCGCCGCGCTAATCATACCTAGTCCGGGAGTACCACCCCGGCTTGCGCCTATCGAAGCGGCCCGAGCACGCGGCGCGAACGTGATCGGCGAGATCGAATTTTCATCCCACTTCTGTACAAGCAAGGCCCTCGCGGTGACCGGAACAAATGGCAAGACGACAACGACCGAATTATTGCGCGCGCTCGTGGATGCGTGCGGGCACAGCGTTGCACTTGCTGGAAACAACGAAGTTCCACTGTCCGCGGCCGTACTTCGCGATCCGCAGCCCGAGTACATTGTCATTGAAGTTAGCAGCTATCAGTTGGAGACGGCGCGATCGTTTCGGCCCTGGATTGCCGCAGTGCTCAACGTTACACCGGATCACTTGGCACGACATGGCGACATGGACGGGTACGCGGCTGTGAAGTCCAGGTTGTTCGCAAACCAACGCGCCGGAGACTCGGCCGTTCTGAATGCCGACGACGAGCGCGTTGCGGCCATGCGCGTACCGAAAGAGGCGCGGCGGCTCACCTTCAGTCTGTCGGGCCGCGTCGACGACGGACTGTGGCTCCGGGGAAACGAGTTTTGCGAAGGGGACGCACCGGTTGCCTTAACTTCGGACACGCTTTTGCGAGGCCGGCACAATTACGAGAACGTGTGCGCGGCGCTGACCATGATGCGGGCGGGTGGCTTCGATTGGGCCAAGACCATCGAAGGATTGCGACAATTTCGCGGTGTGGAGCACCGGATTGAGTGGGTCGATTCACAGAATGGGGTCGACTACTTCAACGATTCGAAATCGACGAACATCGACAGTCTGCGTGTCGCGCTTGAGAGTTTCGAGAATCCCGTCGTGCTCATTGCCGGTGGGCGTGGAAAGGGAGCGGACTACCGCGTGTTGCGCGACCTGGTGCGGAGCCGTATCAAGGCGTTGGTGACCATTGGAGAGGACGCGCCCGTGCTCGAAGAGGCATTTGGCGACTTGGTTGGAGTGCGCCATGCGACGGATATGGGCGAGGCAGTACGCTTGGCGGCCGAGACCGCTACGCAAGGCGATGCGGTGTTGTTGTCGCCGGCATGCGCCAGCTTCGACATGTACGATAATTTCGAACACCGAGGCCGTGTGTTCAAGGACTGTGTCCGAAAGCACCTGGAGGGTTGCAAGCGATGA
- the mraY gene encoding phospho-N-acetylmuramoyl-pentapeptide-transferase, protein MFYYLAQLLRPEFGFLNAFTYHTVRAGGAALTAFAISLLIGPAVIRALRALKIGQYIRKEHVADLHALHKGKAGTPTMGGALIILSTLVALLLWGRFSNRLLLIAMGATCLLGAVGFLDDYIKLRRKHNAGLSAKAKFAGQILSGLLIGVYLVYSPITYSATDIGSHDVRSWPDFVAALKQQTQNSPATPSARFTHLLPEGVVEFITDMPATETVDSDSRIRILDGFERVLARTDVYDARVWENTPLTPEAQSLLKSGYETLSPMESRRLNRLLLESAFPEIIEATPADIHTKVEVPGLRMVLIPFGLFYVAFVIVLLVSATNGVNLTDGLDGLATGASIVSLLAYTGIAYVVSRADWSSYLFLIHVPEASELTVFGAAMVGAGLGFLWFNSHPAEVFMGDTGSLALGGAIGTMAILTKQELLLIVVGGLFVVETASVLIQVASFKLRGKRVFRMAPLHHHFELAGWSESKVTIRFWIMALVFALMSLAALKLR, encoded by the coding sequence ATGTTCTACTACTTGGCGCAGTTGTTGCGCCCCGAATTTGGTTTTCTCAACGCGTTCACGTACCACACGGTGCGCGCGGGCGGCGCCGCGCTGACCGCGTTTGCGATATCGTTGCTCATTGGCCCCGCGGTCATCCGCGCGCTGCGCGCCCTCAAGATTGGGCAGTACATACGCAAGGAGCATGTCGCCGATCTTCACGCCTTGCATAAAGGCAAGGCAGGCACCCCGACGATGGGCGGTGCGCTGATTATTCTGTCCACGTTGGTCGCGCTGTTGCTTTGGGGACGTTTCTCGAACCGGTTGCTGCTGATTGCCATGGGCGCGACGTGTCTCTTGGGAGCAGTCGGTTTCCTCGATGACTACATCAAACTCCGGCGCAAGCACAATGCGGGATTGAGCGCGAAGGCGAAGTTTGCGGGACAGATCCTGTCGGGGCTTCTTATCGGCGTATACCTGGTGTATAGCCCCATCACGTACAGCGCGACCGATATCGGATCGCACGACGTGCGATCATGGCCGGATTTTGTGGCGGCACTGAAACAGCAGACGCAGAATTCTCCGGCGACGCCATCGGCTCGTTTCACACATTTGCTGCCCGAAGGCGTCGTTGAGTTCATCACCGACATGCCCGCGACCGAGACCGTCGACAGCGATTCCCGTATTCGAATCCTTGACGGTTTCGAGCGCGTATTGGCGAGGACGGACGTATATGACGCGCGCGTTTGGGAGAACACCCCGCTGACACCCGAGGCGCAGTCGTTGTTGAAGAGCGGTTACGAGACCTTGTCTCCGATGGAGAGCCGGCGATTGAATCGCTTGCTGTTGGAATCCGCGTTTCCCGAGATCATCGAAGCGACGCCCGCGGACATTCATACCAAAGTTGAAGTGCCTGGACTGCGCATGGTGCTGATCCCGTTCGGGTTGTTCTATGTGGCGTTTGTGATTGTCCTGTTGGTGAGCGCCACAAATGGCGTGAACCTTACGGACGGATTGGACGGCCTGGCAACCGGGGCGTCTATCGTATCGCTGCTCGCGTACACCGGGATTGCGTACGTCGTGAGCCGCGCGGACTGGTCGAGTTACCTGTTTCTAATTCATGTTCCGGAGGCGAGCGAACTCACCGTATTCGGAGCGGCGATGGTGGGGGCGGGACTCGGTTTCCTTTGGTTCAACTCTCATCCCGCGGAAGTGTTCATGGGCGACACGGGTTCGCTTGCGTTGGGTGGCGCGATCGGAACGATGGCGATACTGACAAAGCAGGAATTGTTGCTCATTGTGGTGGGTGGTCTTTTCGTGGTGGAAACGGCCAGCGTGCTGATACAGGTCGCGTCGTTCAAATTGCGCGGCAAACGCGTGTTCAGGATGGCGCCGTTGCATCACCATTTCGAGTTGGCAGGCTGGTCGGAGAGCAAAGTGACGATCCGATTCTGGATCATGGCACTGGTGTTCGCCCTGATGAGTCTGGCTGCTCTGAAGCTGAGATAG
- the ftsW gene encoding putative lipid II flippase FtsW — MRRETIFVFTIACALVMIGLLMVYSANTGRAYSNGKLDEHVSYVYLYNQLILVGIGFAALLVTAGFDYHSFRNRGVLWLLVSGTLALLVLVLVFGDERRGGLRWLNILGFQFQPSELAKFALVILLAVKLSENQGHLKSFGRGFLPPMVITAVFAGLVLLEQDLGTPAIMVAVAMLMIILAGGRWIHVGMTWAPAAAVLGAMIVISPYRIERLYAFMDPWKFRTGKGLQLIESLAGFARGGLWGKGLGAGEQKLLYLPDAHSDFIFAVWGEEMGLVGTMGLILLFALLLFMAVRIAISAKDLFGSLLASGIVSLILVQATFNMGVTTGLLPTKGLVLPFISAGGSALIVNLAMIGVLINVGKQAYEREDGYRNALAA; from the coding sequence ATGAGGCGTGAGACCATTTTCGTTTTCACGATAGCGTGTGCACTGGTGATGATTGGACTTTTGATGGTCTACAGCGCGAACACCGGCCGCGCTTACAGCAACGGGAAATTGGACGAGCACGTATCGTACGTATACTTGTACAACCAGTTGATCCTGGTGGGAATTGGATTCGCGGCGCTTCTGGTCACGGCAGGCTTTGACTATCATTCATTCCGGAATCGCGGTGTTCTCTGGCTGCTTGTCAGCGGTACATTGGCACTCCTGGTGCTGGTCTTGGTATTCGGTGACGAACGGCGTGGCGGTTTGCGCTGGCTAAACATCCTGGGTTTTCAATTCCAGCCGTCGGAATTGGCCAAATTCGCTTTGGTCATTCTGTTGGCCGTGAAGTTGTCGGAGAATCAGGGACATCTCAAAAGTTTTGGCCGCGGATTCTTGCCTCCCATGGTCATTACGGCGGTATTCGCGGGTCTGGTCTTACTGGAACAAGACCTGGGGACGCCGGCCATCATGGTAGCGGTCGCGATGCTGATGATTATTCTTGCCGGCGGACGGTGGATTCACGTAGGCATGACGTGGGCTCCCGCAGCCGCGGTGTTGGGGGCGATGATTGTTATAAGCCCGTATCGCATAGAGCGGCTCTACGCATTCATGGATCCCTGGAAGTTTCGCACGGGCAAGGGACTTCAATTGATCGAGTCGCTGGCAGGGTTTGCCCGCGGCGGATTGTGGGGCAAAGGTTTGGGCGCGGGGGAGCAGAAGCTGTTGTATCTCCCGGACGCACATTCGGACTTCATCTTCGCGGTGTGGGGCGAAGAGATGGGGCTCGTGGGCACGATGGGGCTGATTTTGTTGTTTGCGTTGCTGCTGTTCATGGCGGTTCGAATTGCCATTTCCGCGAAAGACTTGTTTGGCTCCTTGCTCGCGTCCGGAATCGTGTCGTTGATACTCGTCCAGGCTACATTCAATATGGGTGTTACGACGGGACTGCTTCCGACAAAAGGACTGGTATTGCCGTTTATCAGCGCGGGCGGCAGCGCCCTCATCGTCAATCTTGCGATGATTGGAGTACTGATTAACGTCGGTAAGCAGGCTTACGAGCGCGAAGACGGATACCGCAACGCGCTGGCCGCGTGA
- a CDS encoding division/cell wall cluster transcriptional repressor MraZ: MYFGESVAKLDEKSRITVPRRMRDTMEVEGHAIWYMTRGYDKSIFLFHRDAWNEIRSLASKHPSMDGKSLDFRRYLFSGVTEARPDPQGRMAVPQHLREYAGIDKEAVLIGVDDHLELWNREAWRAFQENMGEGFKEMASALFSQREAAGATT; encoded by the coding sequence GCTCGATGAGAAGAGCCGGATCACTGTGCCTCGCCGGATGCGCGACACGATGGAAGTGGAAGGGCACGCGATTTGGTACATGACGCGTGGGTACGACAAGTCGATCTTCCTGTTTCATCGGGATGCCTGGAACGAGATACGTTCGCTAGCGAGTAAACACCCGTCAATGGACGGCAAATCGCTCGATTTTCGCAGGTACCTCTTTAGTGGTGTGACGGAGGCGCGACCGGATCCGCAGGGGAGGATGGCGGTGCCGCAGCACCTTCGGGAGTACGCGGGAATCGACAAGGAAGCCGTGCTGATCGGTGTTGACGATCACCTGGAACTTTGGAATCGCGAGGCGTGGCGCGCGTTCCAGGAGAACATGGGCGAAGGGTTCAAAGAGATGGCATCGGCGCTGTTCTCGCAACGAGAAGCGGCCGGAGCTACAACGTAG
- a CDS encoding STAS domain-containing protein — protein sequence MHIERKDMGAVTVLRLDGDLDERGVDALRTEMYNVINAGRCKIVMNLAGVRFISYMGVGVLVERLRKVRAMSGDVKLVSLNLYAERLFRMVGVSSLFETYDSESQAIGVYQEAA from the coding sequence ATGCACATCGAGCGGAAGGACATGGGTGCAGTGACCGTTCTGCGGTTGGACGGGGATTTGGACGAGCGAGGCGTGGATGCGTTGCGGACCGAGATGTACAACGTCATCAATGCGGGCCGCTGCAAGATCGTGATGAACCTTGCCGGCGTGCGCTTCATCAGCTATATGGGAGTTGGCGTACTTGTGGAGCGTCTGCGCAAGGTTCGCGCGATGAGCGGCGACGTGAAGCTGGTTTCGTTGAATCTGTACGCGGAACGCCTGTTTCGAATGGTGGGCGTCAGCTCGCTGTTCGAGACGTACGATTCGGAATCGCAGGCGATAGGCGTCTACCAGGAGGCGGCTTAG
- the rsmH gene encoding 16S rRNA (cytosine(1402)-N(4))-methyltransferase RsmH — MPGHVPVLEGPALEWLRVRKDGVYVDCTAGAGGHSESIVRRLETGRLIALDRDAGAVERVRERLARFSSVEVVHANYGELAAVLEGMNIASVDGVLLDAGLSSVQLDDAERGFTFQADGPLDMRMDTSHGPTAAEFLSGMREPELAKVLRDFGDVGPARRIAQAITQRCARGRLKTTADLRDAVREALPFVTGDPDEIRTVFQAIRMAVNDELRWLRAGIEQAIRVLAPGGRLVAIAFHSGEDRVIKNAMRDASRPLRELHPDGRVKKTIPAQLEVLTPKPVTPDDDEVRANPRSHSARLRAAERLP, encoded by the coding sequence ATGCCTGGTCATGTGCCGGTGCTGGAAGGCCCGGCGCTGGAGTGGTTGCGCGTTCGTAAGGACGGCGTTTATGTGGATTGTACAGCGGGCGCGGGAGGCCACTCGGAGAGCATAGTCCGCCGGTTGGAGACGGGGCGATTGATTGCCCTGGATCGGGATGCCGGCGCGGTAGAGCGAGTGCGCGAACGACTCGCGAGATTTTCGAGCGTGGAAGTGGTTCATGCCAACTACGGAGAGTTGGCTGCAGTTCTCGAAGGGATGAATATCGCATCGGTCGATGGGGTCTTGTTGGACGCTGGACTTTCGAGTGTCCAACTCGACGACGCCGAGCGAGGTTTTACATTTCAAGCGGATGGCCCGTTGGATATGCGGATGGATACCAGCCACGGGCCCACGGCAGCGGAATTCCTCAGCGGTATGCGCGAGCCTGAACTGGCAAAGGTGTTGCGCGATTTCGGGGACGTAGGCCCGGCGCGCCGAATTGCCCAGGCGATTACGCAACGTTGCGCGCGCGGGCGACTGAAGACGACTGCTGATCTTCGGGATGCAGTACGGGAAGCATTGCCCTTCGTGACAGGCGACCCGGATGAAATTCGAACAGTCTTTCAAGCGATCCGGATGGCCGTGAACGATGAGTTGCGGTGGCTCCGGGCAGGAATTGAACAAGCGATCCGCGTCTTGGCGCCCGGCGGGCGGCTGGTCGCGATTGCGTTTCACTCGGGAGAAGACCGGGTGATAAAGAATGCGATGCGGGATGCGTCGCGGCCGCTACGCGAGCTTCATCCGGACGGACGGGTGAAGAAGACGATTCCCGCGCAACTTGAAGTATTGACGCCGAAGCCGGTTACGCCCGATGACGACGAGGTTCGGGCGAATCCGCGGTCGCACAGCGCGCGGCTGCGGGCGGCAGAGCGATTACCATAA
- a CDS encoding transpeptidase family protein, which translates to MSRLNDPSEPIHEAPADLPPRGVHRRRALYVLCGFVCALGFIAMHITKLHLLPDERLIEEEKGHIGKRFIDIERGRIFDREGRVLARDRQAPSLWANPREIEDPYVAAQRLSVLLNMDENEIFDRLTRRTSTGEKMRDVPIKRYLSEEELTALGDLEARGVPGITVKRESVRFYPEESLGAHVLGYVNREHAGSEGIEAIYDSALRSVQGVHQSRVDRDRNLLASLTLQFVPPSGGDEVVLTIEKGIQSTLERELRAVMERCKASRAMGLIMDPKTGAILALACLPSFDPNVYWEYPADVRKNRAITDVFEPGSSFKIVTACAALEHGVVTPETMIDCEGGAWSAFGRRRITDVHKMLVVPFSEAFAESSNIGIIKVADMLAKQVGPDILDQWIKRFGFGQTTSHDFLMESSGIYRPYEKWSKLSMISLPMGQEVAVTMPQIARAFSAVANGGVLVEPHLVDRVLDRDGNVKYQFTPGEEQRVMSEQTSATMRQLCYQVVAHGTGKRAAIPEYKAGGKTGTAQIANPAGGGYLKDQHTAVFAGFAPISDPRMCAVIVVHNPQSEIYYGGYVCGPVFREVARDTLIRMNVPEEPMGADFDGPAPADDDADADADILVAQAQPPTSFVQAGEQPASAAGQEPSFVPEYLVVAGAVMPNLQGMTKRQAQKELAALGVQWDAQGSGWVAAQDPAPGTPLHDVDRCRLVFSSKANESLYDVARPTPPSRM; encoded by the coding sequence ATGTCTCGCCTGAACGATCCGAGCGAACCCATACACGAAGCCCCCGCCGATCTCCCTCCGCGAGGCGTTCATCGCCGCCGGGCATTGTACGTTCTCTGCGGATTCGTGTGCGCCCTGGGCTTTATCGCGATGCACATTACCAAGCTGCACCTGCTTCCCGATGAGCGGCTTATCGAAGAAGAAAAGGGGCACATCGGCAAGCGATTTATCGATATCGAGCGAGGACGCATTTTTGATCGGGAAGGGCGAGTGCTGGCGCGCGACCGGCAGGCGCCTTCCTTGTGGGCGAATCCAAGAGAAATCGAAGACCCCTACGTGGCTGCGCAGCGGCTGAGCGTCCTGTTGAATATGGACGAGAACGAGATCTTCGACCGGCTGACGCGGCGCACCAGCACCGGGGAGAAGATGCGAGACGTCCCGATCAAACGTTACTTGAGCGAGGAAGAGCTGACTGCCCTTGGCGACCTTGAGGCCCGCGGCGTCCCGGGGATTACGGTAAAGCGCGAGTCCGTCCGCTTCTATCCCGAGGAGAGCCTTGGGGCGCACGTCCTGGGGTATGTCAATCGAGAGCATGCCGGTTCCGAGGGTATCGAGGCCATTTACGACAGCGCGCTGAGGAGTGTTCAAGGGGTCCACCAATCGCGAGTGGACCGTGACCGGAACCTGCTTGCGTCGCTCACGCTGCAATTCGTACCGCCCAGCGGGGGCGACGAGGTTGTGCTGACGATCGAGAAGGGCATTCAGAGCACGCTGGAACGCGAACTCCGCGCGGTGATGGAGCGGTGTAAAGCGAGCCGAGCGATGGGTCTGATCATGGATCCAAAGACCGGCGCCATTCTCGCGTTGGCGTGCCTGCCGTCGTTCGATCCCAATGTTTACTGGGAGTACCCCGCGGATGTTCGAAAGAACCGGGCCATCACGGACGTGTTCGAACCGGGTTCGTCATTCAAGATTGTGACGGCGTGCGCGGCGTTGGAGCACGGGGTCGTCACGCCGGAGACGATGATCGATTGCGAGGGCGGGGCTTGGTCGGCTTTTGGAAGGCGGCGGATTACCGACGTTCACAAGATGTTGGTCGTGCCGTTTAGCGAGGCGTTTGCCGAATCGAGCAATATTGGAATCATCAAGGTGGCCGACATGCTTGCGAAGCAGGTAGGCCCGGACATTCTGGACCAGTGGATCAAACGCTTCGGCTTTGGCCAGACGACCAGTCACGATTTCCTGATGGAGAGTTCGGGCATTTACAGACCATACGAAAAGTGGTCGAAACTCTCGATGATATCGTTGCCGATGGGTCAGGAAGTGGCGGTTACCATGCCTCAAATTGCGCGGGCATTCAGCGCGGTGGCCAACGGCGGCGTGTTGGTAGAGCCTCATCTGGTGGACCGCGTACTTGATCGGGATGGAAACGTGAAGTACCAGTTCACGCCCGGCGAAGAACAGCGAGTGATGTCGGAACAGACCTCGGCAACCATGCGTCAGCTTTGTTATCAGGTGGTTGCGCACGGAACGGGTAAGCGCGCGGCCATTCCCGAGTACAAGGCCGGCGGCAAGACGGGTACGGCGCAAATTGCCAATCCGGCGGGCGGCGGCTATTTGAAGGACCAGCACACGGCGGTCTTCGCGGGTTTCGCACCCATATCGGACCCGCGTATGTGCGCCGTGATCGTGGTGCACAACCCGCAAAGCGAGATCTACTACGGAGGTTATGTGTGCGGGCCTGTGTTTCGCGAAGTGGCTCGTGACACGCTCATTCGCATGAATGTCCCCGAGGAACCCATGGGAGCCGACTTCGACGGTCCGGCTCCGGCCGACGACGACGCCGATGCCGATGCCGATATTCTCGTTGCGCAGGCGCAGCCGCCAACGTCCTTTGTACAAGCGGGCGAACAACCGGCCAGCGCGGCAGGGCAGGAACCATCCTTCGTTCCAGAGTATCTAGTAGTGGCAGGAGCGGTGATGCCGAACCTCCAAGGGATGACGAAGCGCCAAGCCCAGAAGGAACTCGCGGCGTTGGGCGTTCAATGGGACGCCCAGGGAAGTGGCTGGGTGGCGGCCCAGGATCCCGCTCCGGGTACTCCGCTTCATGATGTGGACCGATGCCGTCTCGTGTTTTCCAGCAAAGCGAATGAGAGTTTGTATGACGTTGCACGACCTACCCCGCCTTCTCGGATGTAA
- the murF gene encoding UDP-N-acetylmuramoyl-tripeptide--D-alanyl-D-alanine ligase, producing the protein MGWNYTVSELAEAIGAQAPKDDASFSSVSTDSRTLRGGDVFFALSGERFDGSVFVDDAFAKGAVAAVATRSSDKGPCLVVPDVLAALQAFARVHRSRYSIPVIAITGSCGKTTTKDFTAAVLGARMNVVKTKGNLNNEIGCPLSLLQIDATTDAAIIEMGAASRGNISELCELASPTESTITLVAPAHLEGFGTIDVVARTKAEIAEKLPANGIFYVNVDNPWCVKAGEYFAGKKVLVGSHGDVVLKSSRFTDDGEIALDIDPIGSIRLPLLNRAHATNALIAVAIGLQHGIDEFEGPLREAAAAPARFRLVHVNGIDVFDDTYNASPASMSAALEGLAERPARGTRLAALGDMLELGPDSATYHAEIGALAGKLGIEHVFALGSHASAMIQAARDSGVPHAEVFSSHQAMADAIRSVAKPGDVLLVKGSRGMRMEGVIEALRASMA; encoded by the coding sequence ATGGGCTGGAATTACACCGTATCGGAACTGGCGGAGGCAATCGGTGCTCAGGCGCCGAAGGACGACGCGTCGTTCTCGTCCGTGTCGACCGATTCGCGAACCTTACGCGGCGGAGACGTATTCTTCGCGCTGTCGGGAGAACGGTTCGACGGCAGTGTCTTTGTCGACGACGCCTTTGCAAAGGGCGCAGTGGCAGCGGTGGCTACTCGTTCATCCGACAAGGGACCGTGCCTCGTCGTGCCGGACGTATTGGCCGCGCTACAGGCATTCGCCCGGGTGCATCGAAGCCGGTATTCGATTCCCGTGATCGCGATTACGGGGTCGTGCGGAAAGACCACCACGAAAGACTTCACGGCGGCCGTGTTGGGGGCGCGCATGAACGTCGTGAAGACGAAGGGCAACCTCAACAACGAGATTGGGTGCCCGCTCTCGTTGTTGCAGATAGACGCGACGACCGACGCGGCCATCATTGAGATGGGGGCGGCAAGCAGGGGCAACATTAGCGAACTCTGCGAGCTGGCGTCGCCTACCGAATCCACGATTACCTTGGTGGCCCCAGCACATTTGGAAGGTTTTGGTACGATCGACGTCGTCGCGCGGACGAAGGCAGAAATTGCCGAAAAACTTCCTGCAAACGGCATCTTCTACGTTAACGTCGACAATCCTTGGTGCGTGAAAGCGGGCGAGTACTTTGCGGGAAAGAAGGTGCTCGTTGGTTCACACGGAGACGTTGTACTCAAATCGTCACGTTTCACGGATGACGGCGAGATTGCCTTGGATATCGATCCTATTGGTTCAATCCGTCTTCCTCTATTGAACCGCGCCCATGCCACGAATGCGCTGATTGCCGTGGCAATAGGATTGCAGCACGGAATCGACGAGTTCGAGGGACCGTTGCGCGAAGCGGCGGCGGCTCCCGCGCGTTTTCGGTTGGTGCACGTGAACGGAATTGACGTGTTTGACGACACATACAACGCGAGTCCCGCAAGCATGTCGGCCGCGTTGGAGGGATTGGCCGAGCGCCCCGCGCGGGGAACGCGGCTTGCGGCATTGGGAGACATGCTCGAACTGGGGCCGGACTCGGCGACGTATCACGCGGAGATTGGCGCGCTTGCGGGCAAGCTGGGGATCGAGCACGTATTTGCCTTGGGCAGCCATGCGTCTGCTATGATCCAGGCGGCGCGCGATTCCGGAGTGCCCCACGCCGAAGTATTCTCATCCCACCAAGCCATGGCGGACGCCATCCGTTCCGTGGCGAAACCAGGCGATGTGTTGCTCGTGAAAGGGTCTAGAGGTATGCGCATGGAAGGAGTCATCGAGGCGTTACGGGCATCGATGGCCTAA
- a CDS encoding UDP-N-acetylmuramoyl-L-alanyl-D-glutamate--2,6-diaminopimelate ligase, whose protein sequence is MTLHDLPRLLGCKSVEALPLDIVKVTEDSRRVVPGAVFVAARGEKLDGHDFAPWAVSAGAIAVIGDRPVVQCAGVPYFSVPNPRQALGILAHALAGDPSRSMKVVGVTGTNGKSSTVLLTQHILNGSGASAACFGTIGYEIGGEHIPAPHTTPFGEDLADMFLRARDAGHTHVVMEVSSHALEQERVAGIDFAVGVFTNLTQDHLDYHKDMDSYRQAKLKLFERIEGEGRFTVVNREDPVSEHFIQASRVPCFTYGAKGNCRATGVKMSPAGTRFMANTPWGNAEIALNLVGRHNVSNALCAIAICGGLGVAVEKIAEGIASLERVPGRFERVDAGQDFSVIVDYAHTDDGLKNVLEAAREVCKGRVICVFGCGGDRDKGKRPKMGKVAGTLADFLIVTSDNPRSEDPERILLDIEVGVQNSGLKKYDDYLMVVERAEAIRTAIGMAKAGDLVMIAGKGHEDYQIIGKERRHFDDREIARDILKERW, encoded by the coding sequence ATGACGTTGCACGACCTACCCCGCCTTCTCGGATGTAAGTCCGTCGAGGCGTTACCCCTTGACATCGTGAAGGTGACTGAAGACTCGCGCCGTGTTGTCCCCGGCGCGGTTTTTGTTGCGGCGCGCGGCGAGAAGCTGGATGGGCATGACTTTGCGCCGTGGGCGGTATCAGCGGGAGCCATTGCCGTCATCGGCGATCGGCCCGTGGTGCAATGCGCGGGCGTGCCGTACTTCTCCGTTCCGAATCCACGGCAGGCTTTGGGTATCTTGGCGCACGCGTTAGCGGGCGATCCCTCGCGTTCCATGAAAGTCGTGGGTGTCACCGGAACGAACGGAAAATCCAGCACGGTCTTGCTAACGCAGCACATCCTGAACGGAAGCGGAGCGAGTGCCGCGTGTTTCGGGACGATTGGGTATGAAATCGGAGGCGAGCACATCCCCGCGCCGCACACGACGCCCTTCGGCGAAGATTTGGCGGACATGTTCTTGCGCGCGCGCGACGCAGGCCATACGCACGTGGTGATGGAGGTCAGTTCGCACGCGCTGGAACAGGAGCGGGTGGCAGGCATCGATTTCGCGGTGGGTGTGTTCACGAACCTTACGCAGGACCATCTCGATTATCACAAGGACATGGACAGTTACCGGCAGGCCAAACTGAAACTGTTTGAGCGCATCGAGGGAGAGGGCCGTTTCACGGTGGTCAACCGAGAGGACCCCGTCTCGGAACACTTTATACAGGCTTCGCGGGTGCCGTGTTTCACGTACGGCGCAAAAGGGAATTGCCGCGCGACGGGAGTCAAGATGAGCCCGGCGGGAACGCGCTTCATGGCCAATACGCCGTGGGGGAACGCGGAAATCGCGCTGAATCTGGTCGGACGCCACAACGTCTCCAACGCGCTGTGCGCGATAGCCATTTGCGGAGGCCTTGGCGTTGCCGTTGAGAAGATTGCCGAAGGAATCGCATCGCTCGAACGCGTGCCTGGACGCTTCGAACGCGTCGACGCGGGGCAGGACTTCTCAGTGATAGTGGATTATGCCCACACAGATGACGGTTTGAAGAATGTGTTGGAGGCGGCCCGGGAAGTCTGCAAAGGACGAGTCATCTGTGTGTTTGGATGCGGAGGCGACCGCGACAAGGGCAAGCGCCCCAAAATGGGCAAGGTCGCCGGAACACTCGCCGACTTTCTGATCGTCACGTCTGACAATCCACGTAGCGAAGACCCCGAACGTATCCTGTTGGATATTGAGGTTGGCGTTCAGAATTCGGGGCTCAAGAAATACGACGACTACTTGATGGTGGTGGAGCGGGCCGAGGCCATCCGAACGGCCATCGGCATGGCGAAGGCCGGAGATCTTGTGATGATCGCCGGAAAGGGCCACGAAGATTACCAGATTATTGGCAAAGAGCGGCGTCATTTCGACGACCGGGAAATTGCGCGCGACATTTTGAAAGAGCGTTGGTAG